A genome region from Bradyrhizobium commune includes the following:
- a CDS encoding helix-turn-helix domain-containing protein: protein MVGRRHDSREISDKLAQADQLVARGKTQREISKALGVSIMTYHRWKKMVKSPESADGAGSEMTISLSAPREASSEETIKRLEVENAQLRRLVTDMLLEKLKYEEQLRARQKG, encoded by the coding sequence ATGGTCGGCAGGAGACATGATTCGCGGGAGATTTCGGACAAGCTGGCTCAGGCGGATCAACTCGTGGCCAGAGGCAAGACGCAGCGCGAGATATCAAAAGCGCTCGGCGTGAGCATCATGACATATCATCGCTGGAAGAAGATGGTCAAATCCCCGGAGTCGGCGGATGGCGCAGGCAGCGAGATGACCATCAGCTTGAGCGCGCCGCGCGAGGCCTCTTCCGAAGAGACCATCAAGCGCCTCGAAGTCGAAAACGCGCAACTGCGACGTCTTGTAACCGACATGTTGCTGGAGAAGCTCAAGTACGAAGAGCAGCTTCGTGCACGTCAGAAGGGCTAG
- a CDS encoding transglutaminase-like cysteine peptidase, whose amino-acid sequence MANFSSERRHATRLRAWVMAAAALAAIAPLHVSPAHAFLGRPVLFAAIGNATKAPNGWLQLCATGAEECKPEADQARDVTLTPDLLQQLYEINKYVNDRVQWTSDAELYGKAERWAYPLDRGDCEDMVLLKRRLLAKAGWPLGALLITVVEERGHEKERHAVLTVRSDRGEMILDNLTPEILFWYETSYRYLSRQSAADPNVWVSFNSAQAKPVTDLAPLPLPPPLGISLGIKP is encoded by the coding sequence ATGGCGAATTTCAGCAGCGAGAGACGACACGCCACCCGGCTTCGCGCCTGGGTGATGGCAGCCGCTGCGCTCGCCGCGATCGCCCCGCTGCATGTTTCGCCGGCCCACGCCTTCCTCGGCCGTCCGGTGCTGTTCGCCGCAATCGGAAATGCCACGAAGGCGCCCAACGGATGGTTGCAGCTTTGCGCGACCGGTGCCGAAGAGTGCAAGCCGGAGGCCGATCAGGCGCGTGACGTGACGCTGACGCCGGATCTGCTCCAGCAGCTCTACGAGATCAACAAATACGTCAACGACCGCGTGCAATGGACCAGCGATGCAGAGCTCTACGGGAAAGCTGAGCGTTGGGCCTATCCGCTCGACCGCGGCGATTGCGAGGACATGGTCCTGCTCAAGCGGCGGCTGCTCGCCAAGGCCGGCTGGCCGCTGGGGGCGCTTCTGATCACCGTCGTCGAGGAGCGCGGGCACGAGAAGGAGCGTCACGCCGTCCTGACGGTCCGGTCCGATCGCGGCGAGATGATCCTGGACAACCTGACGCCGGAAATCCTGTTCTGGTACGAGACCAGCTACCGCTATCTGTCGCGGCAGAGCGCCGCCGACCCGAATGTCTGGGTGTCGTTCAACAGCGCGCAGGCCAAACCGGTCACCGATCTCGCGCCGCTGCCCTTGCCTCCCCCCTTGGGGATCAGCCTGGGGATCAAGCCCTAG
- a CDS encoding polysaccharide deacetylase family protein — protein sequence MIGSSVAFRTRSWAVLLLGLLTTASPAAFAAECPGHPDALGTSRTLVVDPREHPRIGTMQYRETLPLKDHEVVLTFDDGPLPKYSNQVLKILADECIKATFFTIGGQAKASPEGVRKLVAAGHTVGTHSMNHPLTFDRMPIEKAETEINGGIEWTSAAMTDPSSQLAPFFRIPGLMRAEGVENYLISRGIQVWSADFPADDWRHVSPDRVYQLAIQRLEAKGKGILLLHDIQARTVAALPKIIRDLKARGYRIVHVVPATADRPATPTTPVEWLLHPPSETTPIARWPAVPNFVFAQTVTLPAPNLADLNAQAAYQPLFPRKTVARADVAATLPVPDRDLFAIPEGSIEVLLSTTLSRRAATRVAMAAEAPRAARGKAGKMQGRKTAHAAHAAPKHAAQAKSQANGAAPHPTRLASLKKRAQ from the coding sequence ATGATCGGCAGTAGCGTTGCTTTTCGGACGCGATCGTGGGCCGTCCTGCTTCTGGGCTTGCTGACGACGGCGTCGCCGGCAGCCTTCGCGGCCGAATGCCCCGGCCATCCCGATGCGCTCGGCACCTCCCGAACCCTTGTCGTCGATCCGCGCGAGCATCCGCGCATCGGCACCATGCAGTACCGCGAGACGTTGCCGTTGAAAGACCACGAGGTGGTCCTGACCTTCGACGACGGTCCGCTGCCGAAATATTCCAACCAGGTGCTGAAGATCCTGGCCGACGAATGCATCAAGGCGACCTTCTTCACCATCGGCGGCCAGGCCAAGGCGAGCCCGGAAGGCGTGCGCAAGCTGGTCGCGGCCGGCCACACCGTCGGCACCCACAGCATGAACCATCCGCTGACCTTTGACCGGATGCCGATCGAGAAGGCCGAGACCGAGATCAATGGCGGCATCGAGTGGACCTCGGCGGCGATGACCGATCCGTCGTCCCAGCTCGCGCCGTTCTTCCGGATTCCCGGCCTGATGCGCGCCGAAGGCGTGGAAAACTATCTGATCTCGCGCGGCATCCAGGTGTGGAGCGCCGATTTCCCTGCCGACGACTGGCGGCACGTGTCGCCCGACCGCGTCTACCAGCTCGCGATCCAGCGGCTCGAGGCCAAGGGCAAGGGCATTTTGCTGCTGCACGACATCCAGGCCCGCACCGTGGCGGCGCTGCCGAAAATCATCCGCGACCTGAAGGCGCGCGGCTATCGCATCGTCCATGTGGTGCCCGCGACCGCCGACCGGCCGGCGACGCCGACCACGCCGGTCGAATGGTTGTTGCATCCGCCGAGCGAAACCACGCCGATTGCGCGTTGGCCGGCGGTGCCGAACTTCGTGTTCGCGCAGACCGTGACGCTTCCGGCCCCGAACCTCGCCGATCTCAATGCGCAAGCCGCCTACCAGCCGCTGTTTCCGCGCAAGACCGTCGCGCGTGCGGATGTCGCGGCCACCCTGCCGGTGCCGGACCGCGATCTCTTCGCCATCCCTGAAGGCTCGATCGAGGTGCTGCTGTCGACGACCTTGTCGCGGCGGGCCGCGACGCGTGTCGCCATGGCGGCCGAAGCGCCGCGTGCGGCCAGGGGCAAGGCGGGCAAGATGCAAGGACGCAAGACCGCGCATGCTGCGCACGCCGCGCCGAAACACGCGGCGCAGGCCAAGAGTCAGGCGAATGGCGCCGCGCCGCATCCGACACGGCTTGCCAGCCTGAAGAAGCGCGCGCAGTAA
- a CDS encoding polysaccharide deacetylase family protein, translated as MAKMHRLERTSIMLGAILAALIGSAPVEAADCPRKDTLGTSRLLSVDAKTTPRVGLKSFPQTLPLADHEVVLTFDDGPHPPTTSKILAALAQECVHATFFLIGLHASEHPDMVKRIAREGHTIGHHTWSHPFMARIPFDKAKSEIDRGIAADELALHGTSTTTPSTPFFRFPYFEATPAELDLLQARGIAVFGADLWASDWNEMTPEQELKLITERVAAAGKGIILFHDPKARTAAIMPAFLRYLRENGFRVVHIVPQGAPPPQKNADAH; from the coding sequence ATGGCAAAGATGCATCGTCTGGAACGGACCTCGATCATGCTGGGCGCGATCCTCGCGGCCCTGATCGGGAGCGCCCCAGTCGAGGCCGCGGACTGTCCGCGCAAGGACACGCTCGGCACCTCGCGACTGCTGAGCGTCGACGCCAAGACCACGCCCCGCGTCGGGCTGAAGAGCTTTCCGCAGACGCTGCCGCTCGCCGATCACGAGGTCGTGCTGACCTTCGACGACGGCCCACACCCGCCGACCACCTCGAAGATCCTGGCGGCGCTGGCGCAGGAATGCGTGCACGCGACCTTCTTCCTGATCGGCCTGCACGCCTCCGAGCACCCCGACATGGTCAAGCGCATCGCGCGCGAGGGCCATACCATCGGCCACCACACCTGGTCGCATCCGTTCATGGCGCGGATCCCGTTCGACAAGGCGAAGAGCGAGATCGACCGCGGCATCGCCGCCGACGAGCTGGCACTGCACGGGACCTCGACCACGACGCCCTCGACGCCGTTCTTCCGCTTCCCCTATTTCGAAGCAACGCCTGCCGAGCTCGATTTGCTTCAGGCGCGCGGCATCGCCGTGTTCGGGGCTGATCTGTGGGCCAGCGACTGGAACGAGATGACGCCGGAGCAGGAATTGAAGCTCATCACCGAGCGGGTCGCCGCGGCCGGCAAGGGCATCATCCTGTTCCACGATCCCAAGGCGCGCACGGCCGCGATCATGCCGGCTTTCCTGCGGTATTTGCGGGAGAACGGCTTTCGCGTGGTCCACATCGTGCCGCAAGGCGCGCCGCCGCCGCAGAAGAATGCCGACGCGCATTGA
- the mgtE gene encoding magnesium transporter: protein MDEQMDGAASAEASVLDHVPMRNEDGEIRHEFVEEIAHAIEAGDSAALRACVAELHEADLGDLIGALAPDDRVRLVELTGADFDFSALNEVDETVRDEILDELPPETVAEGVRELESDDAVELLETLDQDEQEEILEKLPLRERVALERSLLYPENSAGRRMQTEFIAVPQDFTVGQAIDYMRDTPDLPDRFYEIYVVDKDQHWQGAVSLDVLLRARRPVPLTELTDEDRRRVSVLEDQEEVAHMFGKYNLVAAPVLDTQDRLVGVITVDDVVDVIEEEADEDLKALGGVTSDEELSDTVFTIARARFNWLLVNLATAFLASSVLGLFEGQLEKMVALAVLAPIVASQGGNAATQTMTVAVRALATRELGSSNAWRVVVRETTVGLVNGLAFAVITGIAAVAWFKIPGLGIVIGLAIICNLVAGALGGILIPMALERVRADPAVASGTFVTTVTDVVGFFSFLGIATLWFGLK, encoded by the coding sequence ATGGATGAACAGATGGACGGTGCGGCGTCCGCCGAAGCTTCGGTACTCGACCACGTCCCGATGCGCAATGAAGACGGCGAAATTCGGCACGAGTTCGTCGAGGAAATCGCGCATGCGATCGAGGCCGGCGACAGCGCCGCGCTGCGCGCCTGCGTCGCCGAGCTGCACGAGGCCGACCTCGGCGATCTGATCGGGGCGCTCGCGCCCGACGACCGCGTCCGCCTGGTCGAATTGACCGGAGCCGATTTCGACTTCTCCGCGCTGAACGAGGTCGACGAGACCGTGCGCGATGAGATCCTCGACGAGCTGCCGCCGGAGACGGTGGCCGAGGGCGTCCGCGAGCTCGAATCCGACGACGCGGTCGAACTCCTGGAAACCCTCGATCAGGACGAGCAGGAGGAGATCCTCGAGAAGCTGCCGCTACGGGAGCGCGTCGCGCTCGAGCGCAGCCTGCTGTATCCGGAAAATTCCGCCGGCCGGCGCATGCAGACCGAGTTCATCGCCGTGCCCCAGGATTTCACGGTCGGGCAGGCGATCGACTACATGCGCGATACGCCGGATCTCCCCGATCGCTTCTACGAGATCTATGTCGTCGACAAGGACCAGCACTGGCAGGGCGCGGTTTCGCTCGACGTCCTGCTCCGCGCCCGTCGCCCGGTGCCGCTGACCGAATTGACCGATGAGGATCGCCGCCGCGTCTCCGTCCTGGAGGACCAGGAGGAAGTCGCGCACATGTTCGGCAAATACAACCTCGTTGCCGCGCCGGTGCTCGACACCCAGGACCGCCTCGTCGGCGTCATCACCGTCGACGACGTCGTCGACGTCATCGAGGAGGAGGCCGACGAGGACCTCAAGGCGCTCGGCGGTGTCACTAGCGACGAAGAGCTCTCCGACACCGTGTTCACCATCGCGCGCGCCCGCTTCAACTGGCTGCTGGTCAACCTCGCCACGGCCTTCCTCGCGTCCTCCGTGCTCGGCCTGTTCGAGGGCCAGCTCGAGAAGATGGTGGCGCTCGCCGTGCTGGCGCCGATCGTGGCGAGCCAGGGCGGCAATGCCGCGACCCAGACCATGACCGTCGCGGTGCGGGCGCTCGCCACCCGCGAGCTCGGCTCCTCCAACGCCTGGCGCGTGGTGGTGCGCGAGACGACCGTCGGCCTCGTCAACGGACTCGCCTTCGCCGTGATCACGGGCATCGCCGCGGTGGCCTGGTTCAAGATCCCCGGCCTCGGCATCGTCATCGGGCTCGCCATCATCTGCAACCTCGTCGCCGGCGCGCTCGGCGGCATCTTGATTCCGATGGCGCTCGAGCGTGTCAGGGCCGATCCGGCGGTCGCCTCCGGCACGTTCGTGACCACCGTGACCGACGTGGTCGGCTTCTTCTCCTTCCTCGGCATTGCGACGCTGTGGTTCGGGTTGAAGTAA
- a CDS encoding helix-turn-helix domain-containing protein, with the protein MGMRLRLKADGRIVELRDGQECPMPPAASAAPAEAGSLAVRDLRRRACLTQMEFAAKLGVPVETIRNWEQGKRAPRGPARALLAVIAHAPDTVFQALAKA; encoded by the coding sequence ATGGGCATGCGGTTGCGGCTGAAGGCGGACGGACGGATCGTCGAGTTGCGGGACGGGCAGGAATGTCCGATGCCGCCCGCGGCCAGTGCGGCGCCGGCCGAGGCCGGTTCGCTCGCGGTGCGCGATCTGCGCCGCCGCGCCTGCCTGACCCAGATGGAGTTCGCCGCCAAGCTTGGCGTACCCGTCGAGACCATCCGGAATTGGGAGCAGGGCAAGCGCGCCCCGCGCGGACCGGCGCGTGCGTTGCTCGCGGTGATCGCGCATGCGCCCGACACCGTATTCCAGGCGCTCGCCAAAGCCTGA
- a CDS encoding aldo/keto reductase: MLFVEANGARIPAIGLGTWELSGRPCARVVEQALRLGYRHIDTAQVYDNEREVGDGVRASGVRRDDIFVTTKVWTNHFAPHDLERSVKESLVRLRLPAVDLLLLHWPNPHVPLAETLGALAHAKRMGLTRHIGVSNFTVALIEQAVALSGEPLVCNQVEYHPYLDQAKVRAACDQHGLALVAYSPIARGRVKADQTLAGIGRAHRKSPAQICLRWLVQQNVSAIPRTSRVERLSENIEIFDFELAEDEMAMISALANPKGRLTDFGFAPKWD; this comes from the coding sequence ATGCTGTTCGTCGAGGCCAATGGCGCAAGGATCCCGGCGATCGGGCTCGGGACCTGGGAGCTGAGCGGACGGCCTTGCGCGCGCGTGGTCGAGCAGGCGCTGCGGCTCGGCTACCGCCATATCGACACCGCGCAGGTCTATGACAACGAGCGCGAGGTCGGCGACGGCGTGCGCGCCTCGGGTGTGCGCCGCGACGACATCTTCGTCACCACGAAGGTCTGGACCAACCATTTCGCGCCGCACGATCTCGAGCGCTCGGTCAAGGAGAGCCTGGTGCGTTTGCGGCTTCCCGCCGTCGATCTCCTGCTGTTGCACTGGCCCAATCCACATGTGCCGCTGGCGGAGACGCTCGGCGCGCTCGCCCATGCCAAGCGCATGGGCCTGACGCGGCACATCGGCGTGTCCAACTTCACGGTGGCGTTGATCGAGCAGGCGGTTGCGCTGTCGGGCGAGCCCTTGGTCTGCAACCAGGTCGAATATCACCCTTATCTCGACCAGGCGAAGGTGAGGGCGGCCTGCGACCAGCACGGCCTTGCACTCGTCGCCTACAGCCCGATCGCCAGGGGCCGCGTCAAGGCCGACCAGACGCTCGCGGGAATCGGCCGCGCCCATCGCAAGAGCCCGGCGCAGATCTGTCTGCGCTGGCTGGTGCAACAGAATGTGTCGGCGATTCCACGCACCTCGCGCGTCGAGCGGCTGTCGGAGAACATCGAGATCTTCGATTTCGAGCTGGCGGAGGACGAGATGGCCATGATCTCGGCGCTGGCCAATCCGAAGGGGCGCCTGACTGACTTTGGCTTCGCGCCAAAATGGGATTGA
- a CDS encoding alpha/beta hydrolase family protein translates to MQTEVVISFSDIADLATTPFSGDDVVRGVECSASDGDGPGRVLVEVDGKRDVLAFYGAAPRGAPADPVVFLRGDAVEKRDGTVVANEWYVAATAYDVQALAEQLSANFRRPYVHLARPGILGSSGRHLDRRRPREVALVDAALSRLKAHFGWRRLNLVGQSGGGHLVAALIARRDDIGCAVITSGNTAVAQRNRENGWTADITGHSDFLDPIDHVTDVARHPPQQIIVLTDPQDQRVSASVQTAYVEALRRAGVAVDHRLLPASGKLRHDLQLPGILAAFTWLANHGA, encoded by the coding sequence GTGCAAACTGAGGTCGTGATCAGCTTTTCGGACATTGCGGACCTGGCAACCACGCCCTTCTCCGGCGACGACGTGGTTCGTGGCGTCGAATGCTCTGCATCGGACGGTGACGGTCCGGGACGCGTGCTGGTCGAGGTCGACGGCAAGCGCGATGTTCTCGCCTTTTATGGTGCTGCGCCTCGGGGGGCACCGGCCGACCCTGTCGTCTTTCTGCGCGGGGATGCCGTGGAGAAGCGCGACGGCACGGTCGTCGCCAACGAATGGTACGTCGCAGCGACGGCCTACGACGTGCAGGCGCTGGCAGAACAGCTGAGCGCCAACTTCCGTCGCCCCTACGTCCATCTGGCGCGTCCCGGGATTCTGGGCTCGTCAGGTCGCCATCTCGACCGGCGGCGGCCGCGCGAGGTCGCGCTGGTGGATGCGGCGCTCAGCCGGCTCAAGGCGCATTTTGGCTGGCGTCGTCTCAATCTGGTCGGCCAATCCGGCGGCGGCCATCTCGTGGCGGCGCTGATCGCGCGCCGCGACGATATCGGCTGCGCGGTGATCACCTCGGGGAATACCGCGGTCGCGCAGCGCAATCGCGAGAACGGCTGGACCGCCGACATCACGGGCCACAGCGATTTCCTCGACCCGATCGACCATGTCACTGATGTGGCGCGCCATCCACCGCAACAGATCATCGTGCTGACCGACCCGCAGGACCAGCGCGTGTCGGCGTCGGTCCAGACCGCCTATGTCGAGGCCCTGCGGCGCGCCGGCGTCGCGGTGGACCATCGCCTGCTGCCGGCCTCCGGCAAGCTTCGCCATGATCTGCAACTGCCGGGAATTCTGGCCGCCTTCACCTGGCTTGCGAACCACGGCGCCTAA
- a CDS encoding DUF599 domain-containing protein, whose product MSRHWVDITAVGFFIIEWLVYAATLEHSAYGRNSLSARMNRYREVWVRRLLDREARMVDMQIMASLQNGTAFFASTSLFALGGALALLHATNDAITILGKLPIDLSTSPAMWELKCVGLVLICVYAFFKFAWAYRLFNYVAILYGGMPPASQRDTPQAEAHVIRTTRVFESAGRHFNRGQRAFFFALGYLGWFVSPWVLFVTTAAVVIVTWRRQFASSAWAAMAPEVVAGDEGMHKRGPQ is encoded by the coding sequence ATGAGCAGGCATTGGGTCGACATCACCGCAGTCGGCTTCTTCATCATCGAATGGCTGGTCTATGCCGCTACGCTCGAGCACTCGGCCTATGGCCGCAACAGCCTGTCCGCGCGCATGAACCGCTATCGCGAGGTCTGGGTCCGCCGCCTGCTCGACCGCGAAGCGCGCATGGTCGACATGCAGATCATGGCCTCGCTCCAGAACGGCACCGCCTTCTTTGCCTCCACCAGCCTGTTCGCGCTCGGCGGCGCGCTGGCGCTGCTGCACGCCACCAACGACGCCATCACGATTCTGGGCAAGCTGCCGATCGACCTCAGCACCTCGCCCGCGATGTGGGAGCTGAAATGCGTCGGCCTGGTGCTGATCTGCGTCTATGCCTTCTTCAAGTTCGCCTGGGCCTATCGCTTGTTCAACTATGTCGCGATCCTCTACGGCGGCATGCCGCCGGCCTCTCAGCGCGACACGCCGCAGGCCGAGGCCCATGTCATTCGCACCACGCGCGTGTTCGAATCCGCCGGCCGCCACTTCAACCGCGGCCAGCGCGCCTTCTTCTTCGCGCTCGGCTATCTCGGCTGGTTCGTCAGCCCGTGGGTGCTGTTCGTGACCACGGCCGCAGTGGTGATCGTGACCTGGCGAAGGCAATTCGCGTCCAGCGCGTGGGCTGCGATGGCGCCGGAGGTGGTGGCGGGCGATGAGGGGATGCACAAGCGCGGGCCGCAATGA
- a CDS encoding glutathione S-transferase family protein, which translates to MAALKLAIGNKNYSSWSMRPWLALRANDIPFAETVIPLYTDNPADKQQILDFSRAGKVPVLVDGDITVWDSLAIIEYIAERYPDKKLWPDDVAARAHARSVCAEMHSGFVALRSECGMNLHRPIRAVTLSADAKANIARIQEIWRECRVRYGSGGPFLFGRFGAADAMFAPVVHRFRTYAIEVEPEAKTYMETMMALPAFQEWTRDGIAETLVIEKFENV; encoded by the coding sequence ATGGCAGCGCTCAAGCTTGCGATCGGCAACAAGAACTATTCGTCGTGGTCGATGCGGCCCTGGCTCGCGCTCCGCGCCAACGACATTCCGTTCGCGGAGACTGTGATCCCGCTCTACACCGACAATCCCGCGGACAAGCAACAGATCCTGGATTTCAGCCGTGCCGGCAAGGTGCCGGTGCTGGTCGACGGCGATATCACGGTGTGGGATTCGCTCGCCATCATCGAATACATCGCCGAGCGTTATCCGGACAAGAAGCTGTGGCCCGACGATGTCGCCGCGCGCGCGCATGCCCGTTCGGTGTGCGCCGAGATGCATTCCGGCTTCGTGGCGCTGCGCAGCGAATGCGGCATGAACCTGCATCGGCCGATCCGCGCCGTGACACTGTCGGCGGATGCCAAGGCCAACATCGCCCGCATCCAGGAGATCTGGCGCGAATGCCGCGTGCGCTACGGCTCAGGCGGGCCGTTCCTGTTCGGCCGCTTCGGCGCAGCGGACGCGATGTTCGCACCGGTGGTGCACCGCTTCCGCACCTACGCAATCGAGGTCGAGCCGGAGGCCAAGACCTATATGGAGACGATGATGGCGCTGCCGGCCTTCCAGGAATGGACCCGCGACGGGATCGCCGAAACGCTTGTCATCGAAAAGTTCGAGAACGTGTAA
- a CDS encoding YidB family protein gives MGILDSLENNPALRSALGQLGAAVLPAVLSEVMGSNNQGGLGAIVAKLEQAGFGDQVKSWLGNGQNLPISADQLRAVLGSDTVRQLAARYNIPVDQLGEILAQELPKAVDQASPQGRLPHGA, from the coding sequence ATGGGAATTCTGGACTCGCTGGAGAACAACCCCGCCTTGCGAAGCGCGCTCGGCCAGCTTGGCGCTGCGGTGCTGCCGGCCGTGCTGAGCGAGGTGATGGGCAGCAACAACCAGGGCGGCTTGGGGGCGATCGTCGCCAAGCTCGAGCAGGCGGGTTTTGGCGATCAGGTCAAATCCTGGCTCGGCAACGGCCAGAACCTGCCGATCTCGGCCGACCAGCTCCGCGCCGTGCTCGGCAGCGACACCGTCCGCCAGCTCGCGGCCCGCTACAATATCCCGGTCGACCAGCTGGGCGAGATTCTGGCCCAGGAACTGCCCAAGGCGGTGGACCAGGCGAGCCCTCAGGGGCGTCTGCCGCATGGCGCATAA
- a CDS encoding DUF1489 family protein, which produces MPLHLIKLAVGCDSVKELKEWIAERMQTAKKKGLPQHHIHITRMVPKRDAEILSGGSLYWVIKGEIAAREKIIGIEPFRDKDGIGRCRIVMQPKVITVSPRPMRPFQGWRYLTDDSVPPDLGKSAAGTIAAMPEPMRRELRDLGLL; this is translated from the coding sequence ATGCCTCTCCATCTGATCAAGCTTGCCGTCGGCTGCGACTCCGTCAAGGAATTGAAGGAGTGGATCGCCGAACGGATGCAGACCGCCAAAAAGAAAGGTCTGCCGCAACACCACATCCACATCACGCGCATGGTGCCCAAGCGCGACGCCGAGATCCTGTCGGGCGGTTCGCTCTATTGGGTCATCAAGGGCGAGATCGCCGCGCGCGAAAAGATCATCGGCATCGAGCCGTTCCGCGACAAGGACGGCATCGGGCGCTGCCGGATCGTGATGCAGCCGAAGGTGATCACGGTGTCGCCGCGGCCGATGCGGCCGTTCCAGGGCTGGCGCTATCTGACCGACGATTCCGTGCCGCCCGATCTCGGAAAGTCCGCCGCCGGCACGATCGCGGCGATGCCGGAGCCGATGCGGCGCGAGCTGCGCGATCTCGGACTGCTCTGA
- the panC gene encoding pantoate--beta-alanine ligase, translated as MSRSPLITRTVPALRRAVDTLRKRKATVALVPTMGALHDGHVSLVRLAKRRARRVVVSIFVNPTQFAPTEDFGAYPRTWKADIAKLAAEDVDIVWHPGVEAMYPEGFTTRIVPEGPALAGLEDRFRPHFFGGVATVVGKLFTQCRPDVAIFGEKDFQQLRVVTQMARDLDLGVKVIGSRTIRERDGLAMSSRNVYLSAEERQTATMLYRAMKESAGRIQAGEAITPAMARGAEMITAAGFVLDYFEVRHAETLAPVNSRTDGPLRILVAAKLGATRLIDNIPVR; from the coding sequence ATGTCACGAAGCCCCTTGATCACCCGCACGGTGCCCGCCCTGCGGCGCGCCGTCGACACTCTTCGCAAGCGAAAGGCCACGGTCGCGCTGGTGCCGACCATGGGGGCACTCCATGACGGGCATGTGTCGCTGGTGCGCCTCGCCAAGCGGCGCGCGCGCCGCGTCGTGGTCTCGATCTTCGTCAACCCGACTCAGTTCGCCCCGACCGAGGATTTCGGCGCCTATCCGCGGACCTGGAAGGCCGATATCGCCAAGCTCGCGGCGGAGGATGTCGACATCGTCTGGCACCCCGGCGTCGAGGCGATGTATCCTGAGGGCTTTACCACCCGCATCGTGCCGGAAGGGCCGGCGCTCGCCGGCCTCGAGGACCGTTTCCGGCCGCACTTCTTCGGCGGCGTCGCCACCGTGGTCGGAAAGCTGTTCACGCAATGCCGGCCAGATGTCGCGATTTTCGGCGAAAAGGACTTTCAGCAGCTCCGCGTGGTGACGCAGATGGCGCGCGACCTCGACCTTGGCGTCAAGGTGATCGGTTCCCGCACGATACGGGAGCGCGACGGGCTCGCGATGTCCTCGCGCAATGTCTACCTCTCGGCCGAGGAGCGGCAGACCGCCACCATGCTCTACCGCGCCATGAAAGAGAGTGCCGGACGCATCCAGGCCGGCGAAGCGATCACGCCCGCGATGGCACGCGGCGCCGAGATGATCACAGCGGCCGGGTTTGTGCTCGACTATTTCGAGGTCCGCCATGCCGAGACGCTGGCGCCGGTCAATTCGCGCACGGACGGGCCGTTGCGGATCCTGGTCGCGGCCAAGCTCGGCGCAACGCGGCTGATCGACAATATCCCGGTACGATAG